A single genomic interval of Ignavibacteriales bacterium harbors:
- a CDS encoding GWxTD domain-containing protein, translating to MRTFLCSLICLFATFNSLAQENTNNEVKKKISDAVYFQDLVNIQSDKPGLSSVDIYIQVPYKNVQFLKSNLGFTAKYSITASVFDSSKKKLIVEKTWNEIINVIDFGMTTTKENYKLSKRTFDLLPGTYSIRTMLSDKDSRQEAIGENIFTVKEYVGDITLSDILMISKSDNATGKNELIPNISRNIPSSKNRVQFYYEVYVKDSVDTKKSFEYSVLNSEKNLIHKEVEDRDLKPGINKVFYSLSEFSFDLGVYSLSVSMLDENSKAIQTVNKAFYSHWKGLPVVITDIDKAISQTVYIATPEELDNMQDAETTSEKTKRFLEYWKKKDPSPNNDENEIFDEYFRRIEYANENFSNYTEGWRSDRGMVYTILGAPNNIDRHPFEYDSKPYEVWEYYDINRSFVFLDQTGFGDYRLMTPLTGDLYRYRY from the coding sequence ATGAGAACTTTTTTGTGCAGCCTTATCTGTTTATTTGCAACATTTAATTCTTTGGCTCAGGAAAACACAAATAATGAAGTTAAGAAAAAGATAAGTGATGCTGTTTATTTTCAAGACTTAGTCAACATACAATCAGATAAACCTGGGCTTTCTTCCGTTGATATTTATATTCAAGTACCATATAAAAATGTGCAGTTTCTAAAGTCAAACCTAGGATTTACTGCAAAATATTCAATTACAGCTTCCGTATTTGATAGCTCTAAAAAAAAATTAATTGTTGAAAAAACCTGGAATGAAATAATTAATGTTATTGATTTTGGAATGACTACAACTAAAGAAAATTATAAATTAAGCAAAAGAACTTTCGATCTTTTACCAGGGACCTATTCAATACGAACAATGCTTTCGGATAAGGATTCTAGGCAAGAAGCTATTGGTGAAAATATTTTTACAGTTAAAGAATATGTTGGTGATATAACCCTAAGCGACATATTAATGATTTCAAAATCGGATAACGCAACAGGTAAAAATGAACTCATTCCGAATATAAGCCGTAATATCCCAAGCTCTAAAAACAGGGTTCAATTTTATTATGAAGTTTATGTTAAGGATTCTGTTGATACAAAGAAATCTTTTGAATATTCTGTTCTTAATTCAGAAAAGAATCTAATCCATAAAGAAGTTGAGGATAGGGATTTAAAACCCGGGATAAACAAAGTATTTTATTCTCTTTCAGAATTCTCTTTTGATCTTGGCGTGTATTCATTAAGTGTTTCAATGCTTGATGAAAACTCAAAAGCGATTCAGACAGTTAATAAAGCTTTTTATTCACACTGGAAAGGCTTACCGGTTGTTATCACCGATATAGATAAAGCAATTTCTCAAACGGTTTATATTGCCACTCCAGAAGAACTTGATAATATGCAAGATGCCGAAACCACATCAGAAAAAACAAAAAGATTTTTGGAGTATTGGAAGAAAAAAGACCCTTCGCCAAACAATGATGAAAATGAAATATTTGACGAGTACTTCCGTAGAATCGAATATGCTAATGAAAATTTTTCAAACTATACCGAAGGCTGGCGCTCAGACAGGGGAATGGTCTATACTATACTTGGAGCACCAAATAATATTGATAGACATCCATTTGAATATGATTCTAAACCTTATGAAGTTTGGGAATACTATGATATTAATAGAAGTTTTGTTTTTCTTGATCAAACAGGTTTTGGAGATTATAGATTAATGACACCATTAACCGGCGATTTGTACCGTTACAGATATTAA
- a CDS encoding geranylgeranylglycerol-phosphate geranylgeranyltransferase, producing the protein MNISKHILAYIKITRPLNVIVTFFVVVVAIYISQKENLDLSFMVLASLAAALTAGSGNIINDIYDIESDKISHPRRVLVVSSISKKQAWYYYLFINCASVFIAASLSSVLLTIVFVVTLLLFIYSAYLKRMPLIGNVTIALITGLAFIYGGYAADNPIAAIVPAVFAFLINLIREIVKDIQDIEGDSKLKYRTFPIIFGIDKSNRIISLIIVLLLGATFYPFLTHLYKIEYFLIVMIFVNPLLVLCIKFLFDKKKGNKYSIISSILKLNMLIGLIAIWFGR; encoded by the coding sequence ATGAACATTTCAAAACATATCCTTGCATACATAAAAATTACACGCCCGCTAAATGTTATAGTAACATTTTTTGTAGTTGTAGTTGCAATCTATATATCTCAAAAAGAAAATTTAGATTTATCGTTTATGGTTTTAGCCTCATTAGCTGCGGCTTTAACGGCTGGATCAGGAAATATAATTAATGATATTTACGATATTGAGTCAGATAAAATATCACATCCACGAAGAGTTTTGGTAGTGAGCTCAATTTCTAAAAAACAAGCATGGTATTATTATTTATTTATTAATTGTGCTTCAGTTTTTATTGCAGCAAGTTTATCCTCAGTTCTTTTAACTATTGTTTTTGTTGTTACATTATTACTCTTTATATATTCAGCTTATTTGAAACGAATGCCATTGATCGGAAATGTAACGATAGCATTGATTACAGGTTTAGCCTTTATTTACGGTGGATACGCTGCTGATAATCCAATTGCCGCAATCGTTCCAGCCGTATTTGCTTTTTTGATTAACCTAATAAGAGAAATAGTAAAAGATATTCAGGATATTGAAGGCGATTCAAAATTAAAATATAGAACTTTCCCAATCATATTTGGAATTGATAAATCAAATAGAATTATTTCTCTAATAATAGTTTTATTACTTGGAGCCACATTTTATCCCTTTTTAACTCATTTATATAAAATAGAATACTTTTTAATTGTAATGATATTTGTAAATCCACTGCTTGTATTGTGTATAAAATTTTTATTTGATAAGAAAAAAGGAAATAAATATTCCATCATAAGCAGCATCTTAAAATTAAATATGTTGATCGGCTTAATTGCAATTTGGTTTGGCAGGTGA
- a CDS encoding BamA/TamA family outer membrane protein has translation MIGYIPPGKNENSGYITGLVNISLRNLFGTGRSAAIRWNKYNRDSQELELKYLEPWLLDFPVNINLGLYQRAQDTTYVQRKYEGTVEYLATENISASLILAAETVVPTVRTIPVFTIYNSSYITTGANIRIDTRDDPYSPTKGFLFVNAYSFSRKTINGPVEYITPALQTSVDLQRFSSSFYIFYELFARQIIAAGVNVKELRGSTFENSDLFRLGGTNSLRGYREEQFIGARIFWSNLEYRALLTRRSYGFIFFDTGYYLRPEDIEKNIIKSEEFLYGFGLGLNLETALGVLRVSYALGEGDTFSDGKIHFGILNEF, from the coding sequence ATTATAGGTTACATTCCACCAGGCAAAAATGAAAACTCTGGTTACATTACAGGACTTGTAAATATCTCATTAAGAAATTTATTTGGAACTGGCAGGTCAGCAGCAATCAGATGGAATAAGTATAATCGTGATTCCCAAGAATTGGAATTAAAGTATCTGGAGCCATGGTTACTAGATTTTCCAGTAAATATAAATCTTGGACTTTATCAAAGGGCTCAGGATACAACTTATGTGCAGCGAAAATATGAAGGGACAGTTGAATATTTAGCAACAGAAAATATCTCGGCATCATTGATTCTGGCTGCTGAGACGGTTGTGCCAACAGTTAGAACTATTCCTGTTTTTACTATATATAACTCTTCATACATTACAACTGGTGCTAATATAAGAATTGATACACGAGACGATCCTTATTCACCTACAAAAGGCTTTTTATTTGTTAACGCTTATTCCTTTAGTAGAAAAACAATTAATGGTCCTGTTGAATATATCACACCAGCTTTACAAACCTCCGTCGATCTTCAAAGATTTTCATCTAGCTTTTACATTTTCTATGAATTATTTGCGAGACAAATTATTGCTGCTGGGGTAAACGTAAAAGAGCTACGCGGTTCAACTTTTGAAAATAGTGACTTATTTAGACTTGGCGGCACAAATTCTTTACGTGGATATAGAGAGGAACAGTTTATAGGAGCGAGAATATTTTGGTCTAACTTAGAATATCGCGCTTTGTTAACTAGACGTTCTTACGGATTTATATTTTTTGATACAGGTTACTATTTGCGTCCTGAAGATATTGAAAAAAATATCATTAAGTCAGAAGAGTTTCTTTATGGTTTTGGACTAGGTTTAAATCTTGAAACCGCATTGGGTGTTTTAAGAGTAAGTTATGCACTCGGTGAAGGTGATACTTTTAGCGATGGAAAAATCCATTTTGGAATATTAAATGAATTTTAA
- a CDS encoding 1-phosphofructokinase: MILIITLNPLLERIFTYEQVKFGTVNRNSFTKLFAGGKGLNVSRQLKKFGVKSYNYFFSGGTNGKLYRDLLKSDGIDFTFVSTKSETRHAAVVLSEKDKIVSSFFSEDPKISQTEVDEFKSKLDKMIQNSEIVIFSGSSPSIETDSIFAFGIELANRYDKVSICDTYGNHLQDCIDASPTIIHNNYSEIVNALSVNFDDEKSVIEFLNSLYKKNIKRVYLTNGSNNFYASNFNYIYKIKPLQIQEVDATGSGDSFVAGIVNSWINSDLFEESLKFSTATAGLNAKTFDISSVSKEDVILFKDKVEILPVGKKTKTIDDSPREI, from the coding sequence ATGATTCTAATAATAACTCTCAATCCACTTTTAGAACGAATATTTACTTACGAGCAAGTAAAGTTTGGAACCGTAAATAGAAACTCCTTCACAAAATTATTTGCAGGCGGCAAAGGATTAAACGTTAGTCGCCAATTAAAAAAGTTTGGAGTAAAATCTTATAATTATTTTTTTTCTGGTGGAACAAATGGAAAGCTTTATCGCGATTTATTGAAAAGCGATGGAATTGATTTTACATTTGTTTCTACAAAATCAGAAACAAGACACGCTGCTGTAGTGTTATCAGAAAAAGATAAAATTGTTTCATCTTTCTTTTCAGAGGATCCAAAAATTTCGCAAACCGAAGTTGATGAGTTCAAATCAAAATTAGATAAAATGATTCAGAACAGTGAAATTGTTATTTTTTCAGGTAGTTCACCATCGATTGAAACTGATTCAATATTCGCTTTTGGAATTGAATTAGCAAACAGGTATGATAAAGTTTCAATTTGTGATACTTACGGCAATCACTTGCAAGACTGTATTGATGCTTCTCCAACAATTATTCACAATAATTATTCTGAAATAGTTAACGCATTGTCTGTTAATTTTGATGATGAAAAATCAGTAATTGAATTTCTAAATAGTCTTTACAAAAAAAACATTAAGCGTGTTTATTTAACAAATGGGAGTAATAATTTTTACGCTTCTAATTTCAATTACATTTATAAAATTAAGCCTTTGCAAATTCAGGAAGTTGATGCAACCGGAAGCGGCGATAGTTTTGTTGCTGGAATTGTAAACAGCTGGATTAATTCTGATTTATTTGAGGAATCCTTAAAATTTTCAACAGCTACTGCAGGATTGAATGCCAAAACTTTTGATATTTCTTCCGTTAGCAAAGAAGATGTAATTTTATTTAAAGATAAAGTAGAAATTTTACCGGTTGGAAAAAAAACAAAGACAATCGATGACTCGCCTCGCGAAATTTAG
- a CDS encoding (4Fe-4S)-binding protein has protein sequence MINQKEYTNGEISVIWKPNVCIHSGNCVRGLGKVFNPKDRPWIKIHSANTDEIINTVNSCPSGALTYIRNNEMTDKPEATKPANSSEVITNIKIISGGPIMFEGSCTIVDKEGNETLKEGKIFLCRCGGSNNKPYCDGTHKKVEFDK, from the coding sequence ATGATTAATCAAAAAGAATACACGAATGGCGAAATTTCAGTTATTTGGAAACCGAATGTTTGCATACATTCAGGTAATTGTGTTCGGGGTTTAGGGAAAGTATTTAATCCTAAAGATCGCCCATGGATTAAAATACATTCGGCAAATACAGATGAAATAATAAACACGGTAAATTCGTGTCCATCAGGTGCGTTAACATATATAAGGAATAATGAAATGACAGATAAACCGGAAGCAACAAAACCTGCAAATTCAAGCGAAGTAATAACTAACATTAAAATAATTTCAGGTGGACCGATAATGTTCGAAGGGTCGTGCACTATTGTAGATAAAGAAGGAAATGAGACGTTAAAAGAGGGTAAAATATTTCTTTGCCGCTGCGGTGGCTCAAATAATAAACCTTACTGCGATGGAACTCATAAAAAAGTTGAGTTTGATAAATAA
- a CDS encoding ribonuclease HII yields the protein MKNFDKKYLVGDIKYLAGTDEAGRGPLAGPVVAAAVILPNDFYDYRINDSKKLSANLRDELFDVIRKNALAYAYTEISHKKIDKINILQASLLAMKTSVKKLKIQPHVILVDGNKSFSYYADVIPIVKGDSKSLSIASASIIAKVIRDRIMMKYSKKFPLYGWETNKGYPTTEHIKTVLKYGACPLHRKTFLKKIFEHANQTELSFIESDN from the coding sequence GTGAAAAATTTTGATAAAAAATATTTAGTTGGTGATATTAAATATCTCGCCGGAACGGATGAAGCAGGACGAGGTCCATTAGCCGGACCGGTAGTTGCAGCAGCTGTAATTCTTCCAAATGATTTTTATGATTACCGAATTAATGATTCAAAAAAACTATCTGCAAATCTTAGAGATGAACTTTTTGATGTGATACGAAAAAACGCACTTGCTTATGCATATACTGAAATATCGCATAAGAAAATTGATAAAATAAATATACTCCAAGCATCTCTGCTTGCAATGAAAACATCTGTAAAAAAATTAAAGATTCAACCACACGTTATTCTTGTTGATGGAAATAAATCATTCAGTTATTATGCTGATGTAATCCCAATAGTTAAAGGTGATTCTAAATCTTTATCGATAGCATCAGCTTCAATCATCGCAAAAGTCATACGTGATAGAATAATGATGAAATATTCAAAAAAGTTTCCGCTTTATGGCTGGGAAACAAATAAAGGTTATCCAACTACTGAACATATTAAAACCGTTTTGAAATATGGCGCCTGTCCGTTGCACAGAAAGACTTTTCTTAAAAAGATATTTGAACACGCAAATCAAACTGAGTTATCTTTTATCGAAAGTGATAACTAA
- a CDS encoding YraN family protein, whose translation MSEKNKRDLGKEGEDIAVKYLTEKGFIIIERNYHYSTKGEIDVIANDKNQLVFVEVKSRINLEYGEPEYAINPKKIKQIKKMAELYLFDKEIDEADCRFDVVAILLGDGSNPVINHYENAFM comes from the coding sequence ATGAGTGAAAAAAACAAAAGAGATCTCGGAAAAGAAGGAGAGGATATAGCGGTAAAATATCTTACGGAAAAAGGTTTTATAATTATTGAACGAAATTATCACTACAGCACAAAAGGTGAAATTGATGTAATTGCCAATGACAAAAATCAATTAGTTTTTGTAGAGGTTAAATCCAGAATTAATCTTGAGTATGGTGAGCCTGAGTATGCTATCAATCCAAAAAAAATCAAACAAATAAAAAAAATGGCGGAGCTTTATCTTTTTGATAAAGAAATTGATGAGGCCGACTGCAGGTTTGATGTTGTTGCAATTTTGCTTGGTGATGGTTCAAACCCAGTTATTAATCACTATGAAAATGCTTTTATGTGA